GAAACAAGCAGCTTATGAAGCCCCGGATGTCGCGGATGATGCTTACCCCGATGGCAAAATCGCAAATTTAGCTGTCGAGACGCTAGAGAATCTGAAACAAGCAGAGCAGCCATTCTTTCTGGCGGTGGGATTCTATAAGCCGCACCTGCCATTCAATGCCCCGAAGAAATACTGGGACCTGCACGAGGCCACGAATTTCGACCTTCCGGAAAGCGTTACTGAACCGACCAAGGCGTCGCCCGAACTCGCTTTGCACACCCACCGCGAACTCGGAGGCTACAAAGCGATCCCCAAAGACGAACAGCTCAATCGACAGCAGACACGACGACTGCGACATGGCTACTACGCATGCGTCAGCTACACTGATACTCAGGTCGGAAAAGTGTTGAAAGCTTTAGAGCGGCTCAAGCTGGACGAGAATACAATCGTTGTCATCTGGGGAGATCACGGATTCTCTCTTGGTGAAACGAATCGTTGGTGCAAGGCGACGAACTTTGAGCTCGACACACGCGTGCCGTTGCTCATCCGGGTTCCGAATCTCAATCAACCGGGAGTCGCCACGGACTCACTCGTGGAGACTGTCGATCTCTATCCCACGCTCGCTTCCATGGCGGGACTGACGACTCCGGAGAATCTCGATGGCCGCAGTTTCGTCCCGATCCTCGAAGACCCCAAAGCACCGGGACGAGATGTCGTGATGAGTCAATTCAATCGTCCCTGGGAGAGCACAACTCCTGAGGTGATGGGCTATTCGATTCGCACGAAGAACGCTCGCTACACCCGATGGATCAATTGGCAATCCCGGGAAACCGTCGCTGAAGAACTCTATGACTATTCTGCTCCCGATAGTGCCCAGATGCATGCAGGACTTTTGATCGAACGGCAAAACTTTTCAAGCAGCCAACCCCGACTGCTCAAGCAACTCAGCGATCAAATGGACGCAGTACTCGCATCCCGCCTGAAGCTGCAGAGCAACTGACGATTCGCTACCGATCGACTCCCCAAAATTCGCTCAGAATGCAGGGAAAATCGCGAGTCGAAAATTCTTTCAAAACTGTCGGGAATTTTCGGAACCTGCGAAACACGCGCGGGTTCAATAGCCGAATCCGAGGAGTATACTCCTCGCCCACCTTCCACCACTGAGGACTGAAAGAGAACTGCGCTAAGAACCGACTCGTCGCCAACAAATGCATTCCGACTGATGCGATGCCCGCTCGGGCCAACATGCTGCATAGCGAGGAAGGGTGTGAGAACTGCTGATGACATCGCGTTCAGAGAAGCCAGCCGGAACTGCCAAACTATCTCCATCAACAACAAATGAGACCGTGATTCGGTTCGGGTGGGATGCAAAGTCTGCCTTGAATTGATTTCGACGCTGCGCTGCCTGAAGGACCAGAATCAGTTCTGCCTGGCCGCGTGGAGGACATCGCTGCGCACGCATCTAAATTACTCGATATAAGCTGCGCACAACTGCCTGACTTTAGACGACAGTTTCCCTGAGAACCGTCTTCAACATTAGCGAATCCAAACTGGCGCGCAAGATTTTGAATAACCGATTTGTGTTAAAAGTGTTTCAATTTCCGCCGGCAATCTGCTGTGACAATTGAGTAACACTCTATTCGTCATCCTTTAAATCTTTCATCTTAATTTTGGACAGTGAGAGACGTACATGGTCAACAGAAAAATGCGTGGATTCACGCTCATCGAGCTTCTCGTCGTGATTGCGATCATCGCAATCTTAATCGCTTTGTTGCTGCCTGCCGTTCAACAGGCGCGCGAAGCTGCCCGGCGTACTCAGTGCAAGAACAATCTCAAACAGATTGGATTGGCTTTGCACAACTACAACGAAGTTTACAACACGTTCCCGCTCGTTCACTTCCGTTCGACTCAGAGCAGCGCTCCGATGACAGCTCTGGCAAACATCAACAATGTCGAATGCTGGGGATGGAACATCATGATCCTCCCTTACATCGAGCAGACCGGTATCTACAATCAGCTCGATCCGGGGACTTATCGCCTGTACGATGTTTTCGCACTTCAGAATCCAGCACTCTCAACGAGGGAACTCGTGAGCAAAGCTCTGACCACAACAATCCCCGCGTTTCTTTGCCCTTCGGATTCCAATTCCGGCGTCGTCGAAACAGATCGTCACTACGGTGATGGAGTGGGAGCACAAGCAGGCGGATTCGACAACACGATGCGACCAGCAGTCTCGAACTACGTCGCCAATCGCGGTGTTCGTAACAACCCTCAGCTGACTCTCGACAGCTACGGAGCAATGAGCGAAACCGTCCCGACCCGGATGCGAGATTTCACAGACGGCACCTCGAACACCATCATGGTGGGAGAGCGCGAAACCCCAATCGCTCGCGCTGGCTCGTGGGTAGGCGTTCGTAACCCGAACGGAAACGGTGTTCGCGGGATGTCCACCGTCTCAGCACACACACAAGTCGCTCAGAACATGTCGACGACGATCCGCCCATGGAACGACACAAAGGGTGTCGGCCAAGGATTCTCTAGCGCACACGTGGGCATCGCCCAATACGTCCTCGCCGACGGATCAGTTCGCACGATCAGCGACAACATTGATTACGTCGACGTTGGCCCTGCCGGGTTCAACATCTGGGACGCTTTCAGCCCAGGTGACCCTAACTACTCTTACTACGGGACATTTAACAAGCTGGCACGTCGAAACGACGGATTCCCAATCGGCGAATTCTAAGCCACTTGTAAACTTCTGTAAGTGTTCTTAAACAGCCTTCGAACCCAGCATCACACTTGCTGGGTTCGTGGTGTTTTCTACCGACCTTTTCTATCTACACCATTCGAGATTGCAATGAATATGATTTCAAAGAGTGCAACAGCGGGCATTCTTTTGTTGGCACTAAGTCTTACTGGATGCGGCAAGTCAGACCTTCCCGATATCGGAAGAGTCAGCGGAACGGTCACGCAAGATGGGAAGCCAGTGGCCGATGCGGTTCTCACCTTCCAACCAGAAGGAGCACGTCCATCATACGCTCGCACAGACGAAGACGGATACTACGAAGTGGAATACACCAAGGGTGTGCTGGGAGCGACTATCGGAAATCACCGCGTGTCGATCAGCAAGTTGCAAAGCAGCGGTGAACAGGGAGGCTATGGCGCCGGTGCTTCAAAAGAAACCCTGCCAGCCAAGTACAACCTTCGAACCACTCTCAGCTACGACGTAAAACCAGGCAAGAATAAAGCCGACTTTAACCTGGATTCAGAAGGCGAAGTCATCCAGGTCCGCAACTAGCAGGCCCACGCGTCTCGCTGTGACAGTTTGAATTGAACAATCACCCAATGCCGTGCATCCAAAAGCCATGGCATTGGGTGAAACTGCATCTGGTGG
This DNA window, taken from Thalassoglobus sp. JC818, encodes the following:
- a CDS encoding sulfatase; translation: MKQLALAVLFSLSFPLVNGSLCAQVESKSNLGKPNVLFIAIDDLRTSLGCYGDPLAQSLNIDQFAQTARLFNRAYVQQAVCGPSRTSLLTGLLPDHTQVWHNRNLFRETHPNHVTLPQLFKQNGYRTLAFGKIFSGNQKELDPVSWSEPELLNQKGWKKHLLPENQSGEKKQAAYEAPDVADDAYPDGKIANLAVETLENLKQAEQPFFLAVGFYKPHLPFNAPKKYWDLHEATNFDLPESVTEPTKASPELALHTHRELGGYKAIPKDEQLNRQQTRRLRHGYYACVSYTDTQVGKVLKALERLKLDENTIVVIWGDHGFSLGETNRWCKATNFELDTRVPLLIRVPNLNQPGVATDSLVETVDLYPTLASMAGLTTPENLDGRSFVPILEDPKAPGRDVVMSQFNRPWESTTPEVMGYSIRTKNARYTRWINWQSRETVAEELYDYSAPDSAQMHAGLLIERQNFSSSQPRLLKQLSDQMDAVLASRLKLQSN
- a CDS encoding DUF1559 domain-containing protein is translated as MVNRKMRGFTLIELLVVIAIIAILIALLLPAVQQAREAARRTQCKNNLKQIGLALHNYNEVYNTFPLVHFRSTQSSAPMTALANINNVECWGWNIMILPYIEQTGIYNQLDPGTYRLYDVFALQNPALSTRELVSKALTTTIPAFLCPSDSNSGVVETDRHYGDGVGAQAGGFDNTMRPAVSNYVANRGVRNNPQLTLDSYGAMSETVPTRMRDFTDGTSNTIMVGERETPIARAGSWVGVRNPNGNGVRGMSTVSAHTQVAQNMSTTIRPWNDTKGVGQGFSSAHVGIAQYVLADGSVRTISDNIDYVDVGPAGFNIWDAFSPGDPNYSYYGTFNKLARRNDGFPIGEF